Genomic window (Nicotiana sylvestris chromosome 7, ASM39365v2, whole genome shotgun sequence):
ggttaggcctgccatgttatatggaactgaatgttggccggtaaagaactcacacatccagaagatgaaagtagcagagatgaggatgttgaggtggatgtgcgggcatacaaggatggataagattaggaatgaagatattcgagagaaggtgggtgtggcccccatggaggacaagatgcgggaagtaagactcagatggttcgggcacattcagaggaggagcattgatgcaccggtgaggaggtgtgagcgaccgGCTGTGGTGGGCACGTAGAGAGGTAAaaggcgacctaagaagtattggggagaggtgatcagacaggacatggcgcgacttaggattactgaagatatggcccttgacagggaattatggaggtcgagcattaaggttgtatgttaggggaaagttgtgaatatttctacagcacaatagagtgagactagctagttaggagttagactaagaatgtcattggtcgtctattgatgcagggctttacctgctagttttactatatcaaccatctatttcgtatttcgtattctgtatttcatatctcttatattgctgttattttattatgcatttttatggtactaatatatcggctcatgttgcttttttgagccgagggtctcctggaaacagtctctctacccttcggggtaggggtaaggtctgcgtacatattaccctccccataccccacttatgggattatactgggtcgttgttgttgttgttgttgttgttgttgttttcctATATAACAAATTTTATCTCTCTAACGACATTTTCTAGACTTGGTTGTAGAAAATTAAGGAATTTTGCACAATATAGCCGtttctcaaaataatagccaaTAAAAGTATATCCTTTTGtataataacatataatatactTATTTTATGTATGATCAgtgtatatttttcatatttggCTAGCGGCTGTAACTCTATTTCACCGACTGGCCAAATGTGTTAAAAGTCTTAAAGGGAATTATGGGCTTAAGCCCAAGAAGTCATTAGGCTTAAAATACACATCATTCAGGCTTGACCCATTTACTGTATCTCTGCTTGTCGATGCTATATATTCACATTTCAGGACGAAACCCTAGTTTTCACTCTGCTCTTCTACCCAAAAACCCTAGCAGTAGCAGCTTCACTTCCAATGGCTACCGCTGCCGCCATTCCCACCACCACCGTTCAAGCCCTAGAAAATGACATGGCTACTGACGGCGCCGTCCCTCTCCCCGCCGTCATGAAAGCTCCGATCCGTCCCGACGTTGTAACCTACGTCCACTCCAACATTTCCAAAAACGCCCGTCAACCTTATGCTGTATCAAAAAAAGCCGGCCACCAAACCTCAGCTGAGTCATGGGGTACCGGACGAGCTGTTTCACGTATTCCCCGTGTTCCCGGTGGTGGTACCCACCGCGCCGGTCAAGCTGCTTTCGGTAACATGTGTCGTGGTGGTCGAATGTTTGCTCCGACGAAGATCTGGCGCCGATGGCACCGTAAGATTCCCGTGAACCAAAAACGATATGCCGTTGCTTCAGCTATCGCCGCTTCTTCAGTTCCATCCCTTGTCCTCGCACGCGGCCATCGTATCGAGACCGTCCCCGAGCTTCCTCTCGTTGTTTCTGATTCGATCGAAGGGATTGAAAAGACTAACAACGCTATCAAGGCTTTGAAGCAAGTCGGCGCTTATCCAGATGCTGAAAAGGCTAAGGACAGTCACGCTATTCGTCCCGGAAAGGGAAAAATGCGTAACCGTCGCTACATTTCCCGCAAAGGCCCACTGATTGTGTACGGAACAGAAGGTGCAAAGCTCGTGAAAGCTTTTAGGAACATTCCAGGTGTTGAAATTTGCCACGTGGATCGATTGAACTTACTCAAGCTTGCTCCAGGTGGTCACTTAGGAAGGTTTGTTATTTGGACTAAATCGGCTTATGAGAAATTAGATTCGATTTATGGATCATTCGATAAGCCTTCGGAGAAAAAGAAGGGGTATTTTTTGCCAAGGCCCAAAATGGTTAATGCTGATTTGGCTAGAATTATAAACTCGGATGAGGTCCAGTCTGTTGTGAGGCCGATTAAGAAGGATGTTAATAAGAGGGCTACGTTGAAGAAGAATCCATTGAAGAACCTGAATGTGTTACTGAAGCTCAATCCTTATGCGAAGACTGCTAGGAGGATGTCGCTTTTGGCCGAGGCTCAACGGGTTAAGGCAAAGAAAGAGAAGCTAGACAAGAAGAGGCATCAAATTACAAAGGTATAATCTTTAAAATTTTGGGATAGTCTTATAACCTGCAAATGCTTATATTTCAGTGATGATTAATGAATTTATTGTGAATATCTGCTCATAGAAATATAGAATCATATTAAGTTTAGTGTAGTTTTTTTTGAAGGTTAAATGTAGTCAAATATAGTTTCAGTAACGGTAAAAGAAAGTAAATGCGAATAGTTGCTCATAGAGTCATGCTAAACAAAATGGCTGTTGAAGAATTAGTTGCAAATATTTGCTCATAGAATCATTTTAAAGTTAATAGAGTATTAGTTTAGCGGTGTATGATGATTAAAGATTTTGACTACAGATAAAGGTTCGTTGAATCTTGATTCCAGTAAATTCTAGATGAGTTTCCTTAATAATCTGAAAAATTAGGCAAATTTGGTTTCTGCTTGGTATAATTCTATTTCTACTCTTTTGCTGTTTACTGCGTGTGATTACACTTTCTGAATGTGTTTGTCTGCATGAGTCTATTTGCTGCATACCGTGTGTTACCAAATCACAGTTGTAGCAAATAAACCTTTGTTATTGCACCTGCTATACCTTATTAATGATTTGATTGCTTGATTGATGTTATATTCTTGTCTTGTTGAGTTCACTCTGAAGCAACTACTTTTAGCACTACTGTTGAAAATAAAGCAGATGTTTACTCACTACTGTAGAGGTGATAAGTGTACTCTTTTGGCTAAGATCAACTGGTAAGTGTAGGAAATGTTTGAGCTCTGAAGTGTTAGGGAACTAGGTCTTTGTAATATTTCTGTGACCTTGATCCAGTGTGTAATGGGATATTTTGGTAGGAAGGACGTGGGTTTAAGACTATATTTCTACCATTTTATTTTGAAGCTGTAGATGAAAGGGTCTTGTATTTCATTTTAAAAGTTCCTGATATCTTATTTGCATTTCCGTAAAATAAGCTGAGCGATAAGATTAAGGACATGGGTTTAAGACTGTCTACTTGTTTATTTTGCGGTCATAGATGGAGGTTTCTTCTATTTCATTGGAAAAATCTTTGTCTTGTTA
Coding sequences:
- the LOC104220005 gene encoding large ribosomal subunit protein uL4; translation: MATAAAIPTTTVQALENDMATDGAVPLPAVMKAPIRPDVVTYVHSNISKNARQPYAVSKKAGHQTSAESWGTGRAVSRIPRVPGGGTHRAGQAAFGNMCRGGRMFAPTKIWRRWHRKIPVNQKRYAVASAIAASSVPSLVLARGHRIETVPELPLVVSDSIEGIEKTNNAIKALKQVGAYPDAEKAKDSHAIRPGKGKMRNRRYISRKGPLIVYGTEGAKLVKAFRNIPGVEICHVDRLNLLKLAPGGHLGRFVIWTKSAYEKLDSIYGSFDKPSEKKKGYFLPRPKMVNADLARIINSDEVQSVVRPIKKDVNKRATLKKNPLKNLNVLLKLNPYAKTARRMSLLAEAQRVKAKKEKLDKKRHQITKEEASAIRSASHSWYKTMISDSDYAEFDNFTKWLGVSQ